The Malus sylvestris chromosome 12, drMalSylv7.2, whole genome shotgun sequence genome contains a region encoding:
- the LOC126593283 gene encoding probable linoleate 9S-lipoxygenase 5 — MLHVLLKQLSPLSSVVVAAATTNNPDRSTSVNGRPGLLRTTDPMKVFPAGFLCMTDVARSQPLTVVSSAAKPSETINVDHRPKTGEKKLRGTVVLMKKNVLELNNLKASVLDRFDELRGKRVLLQLISSVNCDPENGWQGKVGKPAYLEDWITKITPLTAEETAFDVTFDWDEEIGIPGAFIIRNEHHNEFYLKSLTLEDVPGEGRVHFVCNSWVYPAEKYKKDRVFFANKTYISSDTPVPLQKFREEELKNLRGDDDDEKRELREWDRVYGYAYYDDLGKPYKGLEYERPTLGGSSDFPYPRRVKIGRQATEKASPMMLPVNIFVYVPRDEKFGHLKTSDAIAYALKSISQIVKPDELATLVASQNEFGSLNDVLKLYEGGIRLPEGLLKSVRDNIPLETIKELFRLDGENFLKFPVPQVIREDKSAWRTDEEFAREMLAGINPVTIRRLQEFPPASKLDRKAYGDQTSLITKENIAHNLKGLSIDEAIDNKKLFILDHHDSIMPYLRRINTTSTKTYASRTLLFLQDDGTLKPLAIELSLPHPNGDQFGCTGKVYTPSSQGVESSIWQLAKAYVAVNDTGYHQLISHWLRTHAVMEPFIIATNRQLSVLHPVHKLLHPHFRDNMNVNALARQVLINASGILETTVFPAKFSMEWSSAMYKNWVFPEQALPVDLTKRGMAVEDSSSSHGVRLLIEDYPYAADGLEIWFAIKTWVKDYCSFYYKTDETVQKDSELQSWWKELREEGHGDKKDEPWWPKMQTREELIESCTIIIWIASAYHAAINFGQYPYGGYPPNRPSTSRRFMPEEGTPEYEELKTNPQKAFLKTFTPELQTLLGMATIEILSRHTVDEVYLGHRDTAEWTTDADILQASKNFRNKLKEIEECIKRKNKDKRLKNRTGPAKMPYTLLYPSSDPGLTGKGIPNSVSI, encoded by the exons ATGCTTCATGTTCTTCTCAAGCAACTCAGTCCTCTTAGCTCAGTTGTTGTTGCAGCAGCAACAACCAACAATCCAGATCGTTCCACGTCGGTCAATGGCAGACCAGGATTGCTTCGAACGACTGATCCCATGAAAGTATTCCCAGCTGGTTTCTTGTGCATGACTGATGTGGCACGATCTCAGCCTTTGACTGTGGTTTCATCAGCTGCAAAGCCATCCGAGACCATCAACGTTGATCATCGCCCGAAAACTGGGGAGAAGAAACTCAGAGGTACAGTggtgttgatgaagaagaacgTTTTGGAGCTCaacaacctcaaagcttcagtTCTTGATCGTTTCGATGAGCTACGGGGTAAAAGAGTTTTACTGCAGCTCATCAGTTCTGTTAATTGTGACCCTG AAAATGGGTGGCAAGGAAAAGTTGGAAAGCCGGCATATTTGGAAGATTGGATTACCAAAATCACTCCTTTAACAGCAGAGGAGACTGCATTTGATGTTACTTTCGATTGGGACGAGGAGATTGGAATCCCGGGAGCATTCATAATCCGAAATGAGCATCACAATGAGTTCTACTTGAAGTCTCTCACACTCGAAGATGTTCCTGGTGAAGGTCGAGTCCACTTTGTTTGCAACTCATGGGTGTACCCTGCTGAAAAGTACAAAAAAGACCGTGTTTTCTTCGCTAACAAG ACGTATATTTCAAGTGATACGCCGGTGCCATTACAGAAATTCAGAGAAGAAGAGCTCAAGAACTTGAGAGGAGACGACGATGATGAAAAAAGAGAGCTTCGGGAATGGGACCGAGTTTATGGCTATGCCTACTACGATGATTTGGGAAAACCATATAAGGGTCTAGAATATGAGCGTCCAACTCTCGGAGGGTCTAGTGATTTTCCTTATCCTCGCAGAGTAAAAATCGGAAGACAAGCAACTGAAAAAG CGAGCCCCATGATGCTTCCTGTGAACATATTTGTGTACGTTCCAAGAGACGAAAAATTTGGCCACTTAAAGACGTCAGACGCAATTGCTTATGCCCTGAAATCGATATCTCAGATCGTTAAGCCTGATGAGCTAGCAACTCTAGTTGCCTCACAAAACGAGTTCGGAAGCTTGAATGATGTACTTAAACTCTACGAAGGAGGAATACGGTTGCCCGAGGGTTTACTGAAATCCGTTAGGGATAACATCCCTTTAGAGACAATCAAGGAACTTTTTCGACTTGATGGTGAAAATTTCCTGAAGTTCCCTGTGCCTCAAGTGATCAGAG AGGATAAATCAGCATGGAGAACTGATGAAGAATTTGCAAGAGAAATGCTGGCAGGAATAAATCCTGTTACAATTCGTCGTCTCCAA GAGTTTCCGCCTGCTAGCAAGCTAGATCGAAAAGCATATGGGGATCAGACCAGTCTAATAACCAAAGAAAACATAGCTCATAACTTAAAAGGACTCAGCATAGACGAG GCAATCGATAACAAGAAGTTATTCATATTAGACCACCATGATTCAATAATGCCGTACCTGAGGCGCATAAACACAACTTCAACGAAAACATATGCAAGCAGGACACTCCTCTTCTTACAAGATGACGGGACTTTGAAGCCATTAGCTATTGAATTAAGCTTGCCGCATCCCAACGGGGATCAATTTGGTTGCACTGGCAAAGTCTATACCCCCTCTAGCCAAGGTGTTGAGAGTtccatttggcaacttgctaaAGCTTACGTGGCTGTGAATGACACTGGTTACCATCAGCTCATCAGTCACTG GTTGAGAACTCATGCAGTGATGGAGCCATTTATTATAGCAACAAATAGGCAGTTGAGCGTGCTTCATCCGGTTCATAAACTCCTGCATCCTCACTTTCGTGACAATATGAATGTAAATGCACTCGCTAGACAGGTTCTCATTAACGCTTCTGGAATACTAGAGACGACAGTCTTTCCTGCAAAGTTTTCAATGGAATGGTCGTCTGCAATGTATAAGAATTGGGTTTTTCCTGAACAAGCGCTCCCCGTAGATCTGACCAAAAG AGGAATGGCAGTTGAAGATTCAAGCTCCTCGCACGGCGTGCGCTTGCTGATAGAGGACTATCCATATGCTGCAGACGGGCTTGAGATATGGTTTGCAATTAAAACATGGGTTAAAGACTACTGCTCCTTCTACTATAAAACAGACGAGACTGTCCAAAAGGACTCGGAACTCCAGTCCTGGTGGAAGGAACTCCGCGAGGAAGGTCATGGTGACAAGAAAGATGAGCCCTGGTGGCCAAAAATGCAAACTCGCGAAGAGCTGATAGAATCGTGCACCATTATCATATGGATTGCTTCAGCCTATCATGCAGCAATCAATTTTGGGCAGTACCCTTATGGTGGATACCCCCCAAACCGACCAAGCACAAGCAGGCGATTCATGCCTGAAGAAGGCACTCCTGAATACGAGGAGCTCAAGACAAACCCCCAGAAGGCATTTTTGAAAACATTCACACCAGAGCTGCAGACCCTTCTTGGCATGGCCACAATCGAAATCTTATCAAGGCATACGGTTGATGAGGTTTATTTGGGGCATAGAGACACCGCAGAATGGACAACGGACGCAGACATATTGCAAGCTTCTAAGAATTTCAGAAACAAGCTGAAAGAAATTGAGGAATGCATAAAGAGAAAGAACAAGGATAAGAGATTGAAGAACCGTACTGGACCGGCCAAGATGCCATATACACTGCTCTATCCTTCGAGTGATCCCGGACTTACTGGCAAGGGAATTCCCAACAGTGTCTCAATCTAA
- the LOC126594423 gene encoding probable linoleate 9S-lipoxygenase 5, which produces MLHCKYLNPLSFKTNSVVAATTNTISLCFFLFSRPANKQALTRPSIFPVLLPTSTMKLHGFSSMIDVTRSPRMLTLALAAAKTSQNITTIDESRPTEMEEEKTEVETGYKGKKIKGRVVLIKKNFLDFNDLKASVLDRVHELFGEGVSLQLISSENGLKGKLGKPAYLEDWITTITSLTPGESAFEVTFDHEEEVGVPGAILIKNNHHSEFFLKTVTLENVPGEDRVHFVCNSWVYPTEKYTKDRVFFTNKTYLPSETPLPLRKYREEELVHLRGDDEKGKGELQEWDRVYDYDCYNDLGNPDKGAKYVRPILGGSSEYPYPRRGRTGRQKTKTDEKSESRLPLAESLNIYVPRDERFGHLKLSDFLVYALKSIAQFIKPELESLLDQTPNEFDSFEDVRKLYEGGIPLPEGLLQHIGDSIPSEMFKEIFRTDDAKLLKFPMPQVIKEDKSAWRTDEEFAREMLAGVNPVNIRRLEEFPPASKLDPKVYGDQTSTITEEHIKNNLDGLSVDEALKNNKLFILDHHDSLMPYLRRINSTSNKIYGSRTLLFLQNDGTLKPLVIELSLPHPNGDQFGCISNVYSPAEQGVEGSIWQLAKAYVAVNDSGYHQLISHWLNTHAASEPVVIATNRQLSVVHPIYKLLHPHFRDTMNINAFARQILINAGGILETTVFPARYAMELSSVVYKDWNFTEQALPADLIKRGVAVKDANSPHGLRLLIEDYPYAVDGIEIWFAIRTWVADYCSFYYKTDDIIQKDTELQSWWKELVEEGHGDKKDEPW; this is translated from the exons ATGCTGCATTGCAAGTATCTCAATCCTCTGAGCTTCAAGACGAACTCAGTTGTTGCAGCAACAACCAACACAATCTCTCTATGTTTCTTTCTATTCTCTCGCCCAGCTAACAAGCAAGCTCTAACCCGCCCATCTATCTTCCCAGTTCTGTTGCCTACGAGTACTATGAAATTGCATGGTTTCTCGTCGATGATCGATGTCACGAGATCTCCTCGAATGTTGACTTTAGCTTTGGCAGCTGCCAAGACATCCCAGAACATCACCACCATTGATGAGTCACGCCCCACAGAaatggaggaagagaagacggAAGTTGAGACGGGTTACAAGGGCAAGAAGATCAAGGGGAGAGTGGTGTTGATCAAGAAGAATTTTCTGGACTTTAACGACCTTAAGGCGTCCGTGCTTGATCGTGTTCATGAGCTGTTTGGCGAAGGGGTTTCGTTGCAGCTTATTAGTTCCG AAAATGGGTTGAAGGGGAAACTTGGAAAGCCAGCATACTTGGAAGATTGGATTACCACCATCACATCTTTAACACCGGGAGAGTCTGCATTCGAGGTTACATTTGACCATGAAGAGGAAGTAGGAGTTCCAGGAGCaatcttaataaaaaataatcaccACAGTGAGTTCTTCCTCAAGACTGTCACTCTCGAAAATGTTCCCGGTGAGGACCGTGTACACTTCGTTTGCAACTCTTGGGTGTACCCTACGGAAAAATACACCAAAGACCGTGTTTTCTTCACCAACAAG ACTTATCTTCCAAGTGAAACACCACTGCCGTTGCGCAAATACAGAGAAGAAGAACTAGTACATTTGAGAGGAGATgatgaaaaaggaaaaggagagCTCCAAGAATGGGACAGGGTTTATGACTATGATTGCTACAACGATTTGGGGAATCCTGATAAGGGTGCCAAATATGTCCGTCCTATTCTTGGAGGGTCTAGTGAGTACCCTTACCCTCGCCGTGGAAGAACTGGCCGACAAAAAACTAAGACAG ATGAAAAAAGCGAGAGTCGTCTGCCGCTTGCTGAGAGCTTAAACATCTATGTGCCAAGGGATGAACGATTTGGCCACTTGAAGTTGTCAGACTTCCTGGTTTATGCCCTGAAATCCATAGCTCAGTTCATTAAACCGGAGCTAGAATCCTTGCTCGATCAAACTCCTAATGAGTTTGACAGCTTTGAAGATGTACGTAAACTCTACGAAGGAGGCATTCCATTGCCTGAAGGTTTATTACAGCATATTGGAGACAGCATCCCCTCGGAGATGTTCAAGGAGATCTTCCGAACTGATGATGCAAAGTTGCTCAAATTCCCAATGCCTCAAGTGATCAAAG AGGATAAGTCTGCTTGGAGGACTGATGAAGAATTTGCAAGGGAAATGCTGGCTGGAGTGAACCCTGTCAACATTCGTCGCCTCGAA GAGTTTCCGCCTGCAAGCAAGCTAGATCCAAAAGTTTACGGTGATCAAACCAGTACAATAACCGAAGAACATATAAAGAACAACTTGGATGGACTAAGTGTGGATGAG GCACTCAAGAACAACAAGTTATTCATACTAGACCATCATGATTCTCTGATGCCATACCTGAGGAGGATAAACTCAACTTCAAACAAGATCTACGGAAGCAGAACTCTTCTGTTCTTGCAAAATGATGGAACTTTGAAGCCATTGGTGATCGAACTGAGCTTGCCTCATCCCAATGGAGACCAATTCGGTTGCATTAGCAATGTCTACTCACCAGCAGAACAAGGTGTAGAAGGCTCCATATGGCAACTGGCTAAAGCTTATGTGGCTGTAAATGACTCTGGATACCATCAGCTTATCAGTCACTGGTTGAACACTCATGCAGCGAGTGAGCCAGTTGTAATTGCTACGAACAGGCAACTTAGCGTGGTTCACCCAATTTACAAACTTCTGCATCCTCATTTCCGTGACACGATGAATATCAATGCATTTGCCAGGCAAATCCTCATCAATGCTGGCGGTATCCTTGAGACGACAGTTTTCCCTGCTAGGTATGCCATGGAGCTGTCATCAGTTGTGTACAAGGATTGGAATTTCACCGAGCAAGCTCTCCCTGCAGATCTCATCAAAAG AGGAGTGGCAGTGAAGGATGCAAATTCTCCACACGGTCTTCGCTTACTGATTGAGGACTACCCGTATGCTGTCGATGGGATTGAAATATGGTTTGCAATAAGAACATGGGTTGCAGACTACTGCTCTTTCTACTACAAGACCGACGACATAATCCAGAAAGACACCGAGCTCCAATCCTGGTGGAAGGAGCTAGTAGAGGAAGGCCACGGTGACAAAAAAGACGAGCCCTGGTGA